The proteins below are encoded in one region of Drosophila virilis strain 15010-1051.87 unplaced genomic scaffold, Dvir_AGI_RSII-ME tig00003822, whole genome shotgun sequence:
- the alpha-Cat gene encoding catenin alpha, with amino-acid sequence MGTLSDFGQIALKWDPKNLEIRTMSVEKTLEPLVLQVTTLVNTKGPSKKKKGKSKRASALVAAVEKATENFIQKGEQIAYENPDITQEMLSAVDEVRKTGDAMSIAAREFSEDPCSSLKRGNMVRAARNLLSAVTRLLILADMVDVHLLLKSLHIVEDDLNKLKNASSQDELMNNMRQFGRNAGELIKQAAKRQQELKDPQLRDDLAAARAMLKKHSTMLLTASKVYVRHPELDLAKVNRDFILKQVCDAVNTISDVAQGKSSQPTDVYSGAGELAAALDDFDEGIIIDPMTYSDKRSRQLLEERLESIISAAALMADADCTRDERRERIVAECNAVRQALQDLLSEYMSNMGQKDNSPALDRAIDQMCRKTRDLRRQLRKAVVDHVSDSFLETTTPLIDLIEAAKSGNEKKVREKAEIFTKHAEKLVEVANLVCSMSNNEDGVKMVRYAAAQIESLCPQVINAASILTVRPNSKVAQENMSAYRQAWEVQVRILTEAVDDITTIDDFLAVSENHILEDVNKCVMALQVGDAKDLRGTAGSIQGRSSRVCNVVEAEMDNYETCIYTKRVLEAVKVLREQVMIKFEQRVDAAVEALSANSNKNVDENDFIDASRLVYDGVREIRRAVLMNRSSDDLDTDTEFEPVEDLTLETRSRSSAHTGDQTVDEYPDISGICTAREAMRKMTEEDKQKIAQQVELFRREKLTFDSEVAKWDDTGNDIIFLAKHMCMIMMEMTDFTRGRGPLKTTMDVINAAKKISEAGTKLDKLTREIAEQCPESSTKKDLLAYLQRIALYCHQIQITSKVKADVQNISGELIVSGLDSATSLIQAAKNLMNAVVLTVKYSYVASTKYTRQGTVTSPIVVWKMKAPEKKPLVRPEKPEEVRAKVRKGSQKKIQNPIHALSEFQSPADAV; translated from the exons GAAAATCAAAGCGAGCGAGTGCActagttgctgctgttgaaaAGGCTACTGAAAATTTTATACAGAAAGGAGAGCAAATTGCGTATGAGAATCCGGATATTACGCAAGAAATGCTTTCTGCCGTCGATGAGGTTCGCAAAACAGGAGATGCCATGAGCATTGCGGCTAGGGAATTTTCGGAGGATCCTTGCAGTTCATTGAAACGAGGGAACATGGTGCGAGCAGCACGGAATCTGCTTTCAGCTGTAACACGCTTATTAATTTTAGCAGATATGGTGGATGTTCATTTGTTGCTTAAATCTCTTCACATTGTTGAAGATGATCTTAATAAACTTAAGAATGCATCAAGTCAGGACGAACTTATGAACAACATGCGG CAATTCGGTCGTAACGCTGGAGAACTCATCAAACAAGCAGCAAAACGTCAACAAGAACTTAAGGATCCACAATTGAGGGATGATTTAGCTGCCGCACGTGCAATGCTTAAAAAGCATTCAACAATGCTCCTGACCGCTTCAAAAGTTTATGTTCGACATCCAGAATTAGATTTGGCCAAAGTTAACAGAGACTTTATCTTGAAACAAGTGTGCGATGCTGTTAACACGATTAGTGATGTGGCCCAGGGCAAATCATCACAGCCTACCGATGTTTATAGTGGCGCAGGAGAACTAGCTGCAGCCTTGGACGATTTTGAC gagggtattataattgatCCCATGACATACAGTGATAAACGGTCACGTCAACTTCTGGAAGAACGTTTGGAAAGTATTATTAGTGCTGCTGCACTAATGGCCGATGCAGACTGTACAAGGGACGAGCGCAGAGAAAGAATTGTTGCCGAATGCAATGCTGTCCGTCAGGCTCTACAAGATCTACTTTCAGAATACATGTCAAAT atgGGTCAAAAAGATAACAGCCCCGCTCTAGATCGTGCCATTGATCAAATGTGTCGCAAAACTAGAGATCTGCGCCGGCAGCTGCGCAAAGCAGTTGTTGATCATGTATCCGATTCCTTTTTGGAAACAACTACGCCATTAATTGACTTAATTGAAGCCGCTAAATCTGgtaatgaaaaaaaagtgagGGAAAAAGCAGAGATATTTACGAAACATGCTGAAAAATTAGTTGAAGTTGCTAACCTCGTATGCAGTATGTCAAATAACGAAGACGGTGTAAAAATGGTCCGCTATGCGGCGGCCCAGATCGAAAGCTTATGCCCTCAAGTAATAAATGCTGCATCAATTCTGACAGTTCGACCCAACTCAAAGGTTGCCCAAGAGAACATGTCTGCTTATCGCCAAGCATGGGAGGTGCAAGTTCGAATATTAACGGAAGCTGTAGATGACATTACAACCATAGACGACTTTTTAGCTGTTTCCGAAAATCATATTCTTGAAGATGTTAACAAATGTGTCATGGCGTTGCAAGTTGGGGACGCTAAGGATCTACGTGGAACCGCTGGATCCATTCAAGGCCGATCGTCCCGTGTGTGCAATGTCGTTGAGGCTGAAATGGACAACTATGAGACATGCATTTATACAAAGCGAGTTTTAGAAGCAGTTAAAGTGCTACGCGAGCAAG TAATGATAAAATTTGAGCAACGAGTTGATGCTGCAGTAGAAGCTCTTTCGGCgaatagcaacaaaaatgtcGACGAAAATGACTTTATTGATGCCTCCCGTTTGGTTTACGATGGTGTGCGTGAAATCCGACGAGCGGTATTAATGAACCGA aGCTCTGATGATCTAGATACTGACACAGAGTTCGAGCCAGTCGAAGACTTAACATTGGAAACGCGCAGTCGAT caAGCGCTCACACTGGTGATCAAACTGTTGACGAATATCCGGACATAAGTGGTATTTGTACTGCTAGG GAAGCAATGCGTAAAATGACAGAAGAGGATAAGCAAAAAATTGCCCAACAAGTAGAACTATTTCGTCGCGAGAAACTTACATTTGATTCTGAGGTTGCAAAATGGGATGACACTGGCAACGACATCATTTTTTTGGCAAAACATATGTGTATGATAATGATGGAGATGACTGACTTCACTAG agGCCGTGGTCCGTTAAAGACTACCATGGATGTTATCAATGCCGCCAAGAAAATATCGGAAGCTGGTACAAAACTCGATAAGCTAACCCGTGAAATAGCAGAGCAATGTCCTGAAAGTAGCACTAAAAAAGATTTATTGGCATATTTGCAACGTATTGCTCTCTACTGTCACCAAATTCAGATAACTTCTAAAGTCAAAGCAGATGTACAAAACATTAGCGGGGAACTGATTGTTTCAGGG ctggaTAGCGCAACTTCTTTGATACAAGCCGCTAAGAATCTAATGAATGCTGTAGTGCTAACAGTAAAATATTCTTATGTAGCATCAACAAAATACACAAGACAAGGCACTGTCACT tCTCCAATCGTAGTATGGAAAATGAAGGCACCAGAGAAAAAACCACTAGTGCGGCCTGAGAAACCTGAAGAAGTTCGAGCTAAAGTTCGAAAGGGATCGcagaaaaaaattcaaaatcctattcatGCTCTTTCTGAATTCCAAAGTCCCGCTGATGCTGTTTAA